Part of the Methanococcus voltae genome is shown below.
TGTAATAAATTATAAATAATTTGAAATAACATGTTTTTTAAATATTTTCTTTTTATTTGTTAATATATGTAATTTTATTTTTTCTTTTTACATTTCTATTATTATTCCATTAATATTCTATTACTATTCTATTACTATTCTATTATTATTCCATTAATTATTTTAAAAATTTATTGGGAAAATACTTTTTCAACACATATATTAATAACAAACATCTAAACAAGATAATATAATAAAGTAATTAACGATAATTTTTTTAGTGATACTATGGTTACCATATTTGAAAATTTACCTGAAGACTGGGAAATTAAGAAATTAGGTGAAATTGCAAAAATCCGAACTGGAAAATTGGATGTAAATGCTGAAAAACCCGACGGTAAGTATCCTTTTTTCACTTGCTCCAAGGAGATTCACAAAATCAATGAATGGAGATACGATTGTGAATGTGTATTGGTTGCAGGAAATGCAGATTTGAATGTAAAGTACTATAAAGGTAAATTTAACGCATATCAAAGAACCTATATCCTAGAAGTTTTAGATAAACGAATAATAAAAACCAAATATCTATATTATTTTTTGAGTGTATATGTTGATATATTACGAAAAAAAAGCAATGGGGGGGTTATAAAATACATAAAGTTATCTGATTTGGCGGATATATGTTTACCAATTCCTCCATTAAATATACAACACGAAATCGTTAAAATTTTAGAAAATATAGAAAATGGGATAAATTTAAGGGAAAAAGCAATTTTGGAAACTGAAAATTTAATAAAATCTGTGTTTTTAGATACTTTTGATGACCTCTGGCACAATCCAAAAGGTTGGGATGTTACGGAAATAAAAAAAGTATGTTTAAAAATACCAAATATAGTCCCAAACGAGTCTTTAGCTGACGAATATATTAATTACATTGATATATCGGCAATAGATAACACGTCTAAAAAAATAGTAAATGTTAAAAAAATTAAGGGGAAAGAAGCCCCCATCAGAGCAAGACAAATTTTAATGAAAGATGATATTTTAGTAGCCATAGTTCGACCTAATTTAAATTCTGTAGCATTAGTATCTAATGAATATGATAACTTGATTGCTTCTACAGGATTTTGTGTTTTACGCCCTAAAAAAAATATGATTAATGAAAAATATTTATTTGAAATTTCAAAATCAGATTATTTCATATGTAATTTAGTTTCGAAATGCAAAGGTGCAAATTACCCTGCAGTT
Proteins encoded:
- a CDS encoding restriction endonuclease subunit S — encoded protein: MVTIFENLPEDWEIKKLGEIAKIRTGKLDVNAEKPDGKYPFFTCSKEIHKINEWRYDCECVLVAGNADLNVKYYKGKFNAYQRTYILEVLDKRIIKTKYLYYFLSVYVDILRKKSNGGVIKYIKLSDLADICLPIPPLNIQHEIVKILENIENGINLREKAILETENLIKSVFLDTFDDLWHNPKGWDVTEIKKVCLKIPNIVPNESLADEYINYIDISAIDNTSKKIVNVKKIKGKEAPIRARQILMKDDILVAIVRPNLNSVALVSNEYDNLIASTGFCVLRPKKNMINEKYLFEISKSDYFICNLVSKCKGANYPAVNKPDVLNLEIPIPPIDLQNKFAEIVQKLEEIKEKQIKSKEEMEELFNCCLYTTIIGNLIK